A region of the Polaribacter sp. L3A8 genome:
ATTAAAATAAACAGCTTCAAAAATTGCTAAAGGAGCTCTTCTGCCCACATTTAAAGATAATACATCGTCTTTTACAGTGTAATTATCGGCTAAGTTTAAAACCTTTAAAAATGCAGGTTCATCTGTGTTAGGGCAAAACATTCTAGTAGATACTAATTTGCTAAATTTAATTCGGTTACCCTCTTCTAGGGTAAATTCTCCAGAAACGGAATTACAACCCGCAAAACCTGTTAGTCTATTATCTTGAGTTTTTAAGGTGATAGAAATTTCACGTTCTTGGTTTTTGTCCACTTTTACTTCTTTCCCTTCTAAGGTTTTTAGTTTCCAGTATTTTCCTGTGATAGCAGTATCAAAAGAATCATTGTTTTTTTTCTGTACAGAACTACAACTCATTACGGTTATTAGTATTAGATTGATTACGATCAGTTTAACTTTCATAAATATTTTTTTGTAAAAAATTAAATATACTTTTAGTTGGCAACATAGTAAATTAAAAAATATTAAAATCTTCATAAAATTTAAAGGCTAAAAAGGGGTTTGTATTGTTTTTCATTTGCTTTTATCAACCCAAAATAATAGTTTGTACTTTTACACATCAAACTTTATAATTCATACATAATGAACTGGGAACAACTCCTTTCTTTAAAACGCTTTGGAGATACACAAAAACGCGATAGAATAGCACAAGACGAAACTCGTTTGGGTTTTGATGTAGATTTTGATAGAATTATATTCTCCTCCGCATTTAGAAGCTTACAAGACAAAACACAGGTAATTCCGTTATCTAAAACCGACTTTGTACATACTCGTTTAACACACAGTTTAGAAGTCTCTGTGGTTGGTAGAACCTTAGGGAGAAGAGTAGGAAAGGTGTTGTTAGAACGCCATCCTAATTTATCTAATTTAGGATACACTTTTAACGATTTTGGTGCCATTGTAGGTACTGCTTCTTTAATGCACGATATTGGAAATCCGCCTTTTGGGCATTCTGGAGAAAAAGCCATTGGAGAGTATTTTAAAACCGGAAAAGGTGCAAAATATAAAGCAGAATTAACAGCTATAGAATATCAAGATTTAATAGATTTTGAAGGAAATGCAAACGGATTTAAAATTTTAACAGAATCTAGAGAGGGTATTTCTGGTGGTTTGCGTTTAAGTTATGCAACGTTAGGTGCTTTTTTAAAATATCCTAAAGAAAGTCTTCCTAAAAAACCAACAAATCATATTGTAGATAAAAAATATGGGTTTTTTCAGTCTGAAAAGAACGAGTTTTTAGAAGTGGTGGAAGATTTAGGAATGAAGCAAAAAACTGCCTCAGCAGTCTCTTTTTATAGACATCCATTAGCATATTTAGTAGAAGCGGCAGATGATATTTGTTATACAATTATAGATTTTGAAGACGGAATTAACCTAGGCTTAATTGAAGAAGAATTTGCTTTAGAGTATATGATTAAGTTGGTAAAAGATACTATTGATATTAAAAAATATCATTCTTTACAACATAAAACCGACAGAATAAGTTACTTAAGAGCTTTGGCAATTGGTGTTTTAATTAATGAAGCTGTAACTATTTTCTTGGCAAATGAAGAAGCTATTTTAAACGGAACGTTTGAGAAGTCTTTGTTAGAGAAGTGTAAGTATGAGGCACAAATTAACGACATTATTAAATTAAGTATTGATAAAATTTATAAAAGCACAGAAGTTATAGAAAAAGAGGTGGCTGGTTATAGAATTATTGCCGATTTGTTAGATGTTTTTGTATCGGCATTAAATAATAAATTTGAAGGAAACCCATCTAACTTTGATAGTTTGGTGTTAAACCTATTACCAAAAGAATATCAAACAGAAACCAATAACTTGTATCATAGAATAATGCAGGTTTGTAGTTATGTTTCTAGAATGTCTGATGGTTATGCTATTAGAATGCATAAAAAAATAACTGGGAATACTATTTAAATTCCATTTATAAGAAGATTAATAAACTTGTCATTAAATAAAGAGATACTATGTTAAACAAAATTGTACAATTATTATTTTTAATGCTAATTTCTAGTTTATTTTTCTTCTGTAAATCAAATCAAGTGAATAAAAACAACAGCAAAAACAATGATGAGATTATAACTTTTGAGAGCCATAAAATTGTTAAGGAAATTTATAATAAAAATAAATCTAAATTACTGATTTTAAATTATGTAGAGGGTAATAGTCCTGTAGTTACTTTCAATTATCAAGTAATTGATGTAAAAACCAAAAAGGAGTTAAAAAAAGGTGTTTTTACGGGCGAAAAAATGGAATGGTTAGATGAGAGTTCTTTAAAAGGTACACCTTATGTTGGTATAATAGAAAAAGAAAATGATCTAATTATAGGAGAAAACACACCGACAAAAAAGAGATATATTACTATAAAAATTGACTAACCTAAAAAGCTATGAAAATGAAAAAAAAGTATTTATCAATTGTTGCTTCTATATTTTTATCAACCATCCTTCTTGTTGGGTGTCAACCAAAAGAAAAGGAAAAAGAAATTGTTATAAAAAATAATTTTAGGCAATTAAAGAAAGCAAAAAAGCCTCAAGGTGTTCATAAAAAAGGAATCGAAAAGATTGCCGATTATCAAAAACAGATAAGAAAACGAATCGACGAAGAAAATTCTACTTATAAAAAGGGATACCTTATAGAAGAATATAATAAAGCAAAACAAAAAGCATTTAAAAAAGGTAGTGCTAGCGCTATTTCTCCTGTTTTTCAAGAAAGAGGTCCTAATAATGTTCCTGGAAGAGCTAGAGGTATTGCTGTAGATCCTAATAATGCTAATAGATGGTTTATAGGTAGTGTTGGTGGTGGTGTTTGGTTAACGGAAGATGCAGGAGTAACTTGGTCTGTACTAACCGATTTTAACATACCAAACCTAGCAACTTCTACCATTGTAATTAGTCAAACAAACTCTAATGTATTATATGTAGGTACAGGTGAGCCTTTTGGTAATTTAGGCGCAATTGGTGGTTCTGGAGTCTATAAAACAATAGATGGTGGTGTTACTTGGCAAAGTTTAGTTGCAACTACAGGTTTTGGTGATGTAGGGAGAATCATTATAAATCCTTTAGATGATATGAATGTTTTAATCGGTACCACCGAGGGTATTTATAGAACTACAGACGGTGGTACTTCTTGGGAAAAAACGTATAGTTTTCCAATTGATGGTTCTTCTACTGTACAAGATTTAGATGCAGATCCTACTAATTTTAATATTCAATATGGTTCTGTAAGCTCTTTAGGTTTGGTAAAAAGTACAGATGGAGGTGTTACATGGAACATTGTTTTTGATCGTGCAGATTTTAACGAAAATCATAGAAGATTTGAAACTGCTGTATCAGAAATAAATACATCAGTTGTTGTTGTTTGTGCTTATTCTGGTTCTGGTGGTACTGTTAGTCCTAATACAGATTTATATATATCAAGAGATGCTGGAGTAACTTTTACTAATTTAACAGCTCCAATTGGTGCTATCGTAGATAGATTAGATTTAGTAGACGGACAAGGATGGTATGACAATATTGTTTTAACGCACCCTTTTGATGAGAATGTTTTTTATGTTGGAGGAGTAGAACTTTTTAAAGTTACTGTAAATAGCGATGATACTTTTACTGCTTTAGAGATAGCTGCTACTGGTCAAAACAGTAATCTTAATCAAATAAATACAGATGTTCATGTAGATCAGCATGGACTTACTGCTATAAAAGGAATAAACAATAACTTTCAAATAGTTTTAGCAAACGATGGAGGTATTTATTCTAGTAACTCGGCTTTAGACCCAGGAGTAAATGAAGGAGATTGGTCTAATTCTGCCTTAGGAAAAAATAGTACGCAGTTTTATGGTGCAGCCAAACAAAATGGGGCTGATAATTATTTAGTAGGTGCACAAGATAATGGTTGTTGGATATCGTTAGGAGATGATTCAACCAAAGAGAAATCGTATATAGCTGTTTTTGGTGGAGATGGTTTTGAAGTTATTTGGCATTATGATAATCCTCGAGATTTTATTGTTTCTTCTCAAAATAATAGAATTGGTAGATATGTTAATTTTGACTTTGCAGGAAGTACTAGTTTAGAAGGAGAACCAATATTTTATACAAAAATAACAAATGCAAATAATAACCCAGATGTTGTTTTTTCTATTTCAGGGAATGGGGTTTATCGTTCTACAGATTTTGCAGCAACCTGGAGTTTAATACCTATAGTTTCTAATTATGCACCAAGTACTTCAAGTGCTTTAGATGTAAAGGTATCTGTTGCAGATCCAAATATTGTTTGGGCTGGAGCTGCAATGACAGAGAGTGGTAGTTATGTGTTACATGTTTCTAAAGATAACGGACAATCGTTTACCAATGCAGGTAGTTATAACAATCCTAATGGTTCTCTTAACGCATTTATTTCTGGTATAGCAACTTCTTATACCGAAAAAAATAGAGCCTATGCACTTTTTTCAAATCAAGGGGAGCCTAAAATTCTAAAAACTGAAGATTTAGGAGCAACTTGGAGTGATATTACAGGGTTTGAAACAGATTCGAATACAGGTTTTCCAGATGTGGCAGTTCATAGTGTTTTAGAAATGCCTTTTAACAAAGATATTATTTGGGCAGGTACAGATATTGGTCTTTTTCAAACAGAAAATGGAGGTACAAGTTGGAGTATGATTACAGATTTACCAGCAGTAGCTGTTTATGATATGAAAGTAGTAAATGATCAAGTTGTAATTGCAACTTATGGT
Encoded here:
- a CDS encoding META domain-containing protein — its product is MKVKLIVINLILITVMSCSSVQKKNNDSFDTAITGKYWKLKTLEGKEVKVDKNQEREISITLKTQDNRLTGFAGCNSVSGEFTLEEGNRIKFSKLVSTRMFCPNTDEPAFLKVLNLADNYTVKDDVLSLNVGRRAPLAIFEAVYFN
- a CDS encoding deoxyguanosinetriphosphate triphosphohydrolase; translation: MNWEQLLSLKRFGDTQKRDRIAQDETRLGFDVDFDRIIFSSAFRSLQDKTQVIPLSKTDFVHTRLTHSLEVSVVGRTLGRRVGKVLLERHPNLSNLGYTFNDFGAIVGTASLMHDIGNPPFGHSGEKAIGEYFKTGKGAKYKAELTAIEYQDLIDFEGNANGFKILTESREGISGGLRLSYATLGAFLKYPKESLPKKPTNHIVDKKYGFFQSEKNEFLEVVEDLGMKQKTASAVSFYRHPLAYLVEAADDICYTIIDFEDGINLGLIEEEFALEYMIKLVKDTIDIKKYHSLQHKTDRISYLRALAIGVLINEAVTIFLANEEAILNGTFEKSLLEKCKYEAQINDIIKLSIDKIYKSTEVIEKEVAGYRIIADLLDVFVSALNNKFEGNPSNFDSLVLNLLPKEYQTETNNLYHRIMQVCSYVSRMSDGYAIRMHKKITGNTI
- a CDS encoding T9SS type A sorting domain-containing protein, which translates into the protein MKKKYLSIVASIFLSTILLVGCQPKEKEKEIVIKNNFRQLKKAKKPQGVHKKGIEKIADYQKQIRKRIDEENSTYKKGYLIEEYNKAKQKAFKKGSASAISPVFQERGPNNVPGRARGIAVDPNNANRWFIGSVGGGVWLTEDAGVTWSVLTDFNIPNLATSTIVISQTNSNVLYVGTGEPFGNLGAIGGSGVYKTIDGGVTWQSLVATTGFGDVGRIIINPLDDMNVLIGTTEGIYRTTDGGTSWEKTYSFPIDGSSTVQDLDADPTNFNIQYGSVSSLGLVKSTDGGVTWNIVFDRADFNENHRRFETAVSEINTSVVVVCAYSGSGGTVSPNTDLYISRDAGVTFTNLTAPIGAIVDRLDLVDGQGWYDNIVLTHPFDENVFYVGGVELFKVTVNSDDTFTALEIAATGQNSNLNQINTDVHVDQHGLTAIKGINNNFQIVLANDGGIYSSNSALDPGVNEGDWSNSALGKNSTQFYGAAKQNGADNYLVGAQDNGCWISLGDDSTKEKSYIAVFGGDGFEVIWHYDNPRDFIVSSQNNRIGRYVNFDFAGSTSLEGEPIFYTKITNANNNPDVVFSISGNGVYRSTDFAATWSLIPIVSNYAPSTSSALDVKVSVADPNIVWAGAAMTESGSYVLHVSKDNGQSFTNAGSYNNPNGSLNAFISGIATSYTEKNRAYALFSNQGEPKILKTEDLGATWSDITGFETDSNTGFPDVAVHSVLEMPFNKDIIWAGTDIGLFQTENGGTSWSMITDLPAVAVYDMKVVNDQVVIATYGRGVWSATISDLNTYTLPGYLEFAQASTQQKEIESLQTVVSYKVPTDDVNRIKIFIDGIEQAEVIQDFTEGVTYSYETIDLAEGYHQLGIQVFDDTNSLETPINNQEFLVIDYNAAAASIVITEFQDSDVFSYKSDFVVNNLGGDVSNSVLNNSDHPYNNATTYSVTLKQPLTISEDNKDFRYEDFAIVEPYTDDLTDLTQFYDYVLIEASTDLITWKTLDKYDARRFPEWLAEFNKGTDAVGSDALFKEQNIVLTDKGFAIGDTVVFKFSLVSDPGAFSYGWAIQSINKNTATASVDDVLAGNQVFAIYPTVSKGDFTLQGKSTLGKTKMTVFSLNGKKVYAKEVDFTANDKQEISVSLNAGVYIVNLIDENNKKASSKIVIE